From the Paenibacillus tianjinensis genome, the window AGGATGCCATGACCCGGGGGAGAAGCGCTATTCGGGAAGCAGTGCCTGCTGCCGATCCATCGGGTGAACCCTCCACCGCCGAGGTTCAGGACGAAGAATCGCTGTACAGCCAGATCGCCCAGCTTGCCGGTGAATATGATTATGATATGTACTGGGAACGTAACTTCGAGCATAATGCGAGTACCGGTGCCTATCTGACCTCCATCCTTTCCTTCTCTTCGCAGATGCGAGAGCTTGGTGAGGAGAAGGAGCTGCGGGAACAGCCGTCGGAATATGCCTATAATGCGCTGCGCGAAGCATATATGAGCCGGCAGATTCAGGCAACAATAGCAGCCGGACATGAGCCGGGCAAAATTGTAGTGATCTGCGGAGCTTATCATGCTTCTGCACTTGCCGGTCAGGCGGCCCCTATGAGTGACGATGATCTGGCAGCCCTGCCGTCCCGCAGTACCAAGCTGACGCTGATGCCCTATTCGTATTATAAGCTGTCTACAATGTCCGGCTATGGGGCTGGCAACGCCGCTCCGCATTACTTCGAAATGATGTGGGAGACAATTGAAGCGGGGCGGCCGGAGGAACTGCCGCACCGCTACCTGTCCTCGGTGGCCAGCCATGTGCGCAGCGGCGGTACCTACCGTTCTACTGCCGAAGTCATTGAGGCAGTCAGGCTGGCGGAGTCGCTGGCGGCGCTGCACGGCGGCAGCAGGCCAACTCTGCGGGATTTACGCGATGCCGCACAGACACTGCTCGGGCATGGCGATCTCGCGGCTATCGCGGAGCAGCTGGCGAGAGTGGATGTGGGTACAGCAATCGGTTCTCTCGCGGAAGGCGTCAGCCAGACACCGATTCAGGATGATCTGAACCGGCTGCTGAAGACCTACAAGCTGGAGAAATACAAATCCACAGTTGCCAGCGAGCTTCAGCTTGACCTCCGGGAGAACCGCAGAGTATCAAGCAGTGAAGCCGCATATCTGGATCTGAACCGCTCGGTGCTGTTTCACCGGCTGAATCTGCTGGGAATAACCTTTGCTAAGAACCGGCCCAGCAGCCAGGACAGTGCCACCTGGGCGGAGCATTGGGTCATCCAGTGGTCGCCGGAGGTGGAAATCCAGGTCGTGGAATCCACACTGCTCGGCGAGACGGTAGAGGTGGCTGCAGCCTATGTGCTGCGCGAGAAGCTGCAGGAGTGCCGCTCCATAGCGGAAGCTTCGGCACTGATACGGATTGCCTGCCAATGTGCGATGACAACGCAGATGGAGGAAGGCAGCCGGGTGCTGCAGAACCTGGCAGCTCTAAGCAGGGATGTCGTAGGCATGGCCGCAGCGGCCCGTGAGCTGTCAACCATCCTAAGTTTCGGGGACATCCGCAAGGTCGATACCGTCCCGCTGATGCCCCTGCTGGAAGAGCTGTTCCGCCGCGGCTGCCTGTTCCTGCTGGATGCTAGCGGCTGCAACGATGAAGCGGCAGGGGCTATGCTTACAGCAATGAATGAGCTAAACGGGATATCCCTTGAGCATGGGGATACCCTGGATGAGAAGCAGTGGCTGCAGGAGCTGCTGCTGCTCTCGGAACGGGATGACCGCAATCCGCGGCTCTCCGGCTATGCCTGCGCTATACTGATGGAGCGGGGGGCTGTATCGGCCGGAGAGGTCGCTGCTGAGGTGTCGCGGCGGCTTTCGCCGGGTATCTCTGCTGACCTTGGAGCAGGGTGGTTCGAAGGGCTGTCGATGCGCGGACATTACGGTCTCCTGTCGCGTATGAGTCTGTGGGAACAGCTTAACGACTACATCAATGCGCTCGATGATGATGAATTCAAGCGGGCGCTGGTCTTCCTGCGCCGTGCATTCAGCACCTTCACGCCGCGCGAGAAGATCATGATATCCGAGCTGCTGGGCGAGCTGTGGGGTGTGAACACCGAACAGGCTGCAGAGATTCTCACCGGCGAGCTGAAGGAGGAAGAAGCCAAAATGCTGGAGGAGCTGAATGATTTTGACTTCGGGGACTTTTAGATGACGAAAGAACATAAGCAGGAGAATACCCTGTCCCGCTGGCGGCTGATTCTCGGCCAGGAAGCGGATGCTGCACTGTCCGGCTACGGTGAAGGCGGACAGCTGATGCTGACGGAAGAGGAGAAGGTAATGGATGCGGCCCTTGCTGCTATTTATGACGAGACAGGAACGGGCGGCGTCTCAGGAACGGCCGCAGGGAGTGCTAAGGGCAAGGGCTCAAGCACCGGGCACGGTGCACTGCACCTGTCCAAATGGCTGGGGGATGTGCGCAGCTTCTTCCCGGAGGATGTGGTATCGATCATTCAGAGCGATGCCATGGAGCGCCGGGGCTGGAAGCAGCTGCTGTTTGAGCCGGAGCTGCTGGCTGCAGTCAAACCGGATATTCAGCTCGTTGGAACGCTGCTTTCGCTGAAGGGCAAGATTCCGGAGAAGACCAAGGATACCGCAAGAATGCTTGTTCAGGCGCTGGTAGACGATTTGGTCAAGCTGCTGGAGACGGACATCCGGCGGGCAATCACCGGAGCGCTGAACAAGCGGCAGCACTCACCGCTGCCATCGCTCAGCGGGCTGGACTGGAAGCTGACGATTCAGCGGAATCTGAAGCATTATGACCAGGAACGTCGGATCATCATCCCCGAGCGTTTCTATTATTTTGACCGCGCCCGGCGAAGTAAGGAGTGGACGGTAATTGTGGATATTGATCAAAGCGGCTCCATGGCCGATTCGGTCATTTGGGCATCGGTCATCGGCTCGATCTTTGCCAGCATCCCTGCCCTCAATACCCGCGTGGTCGTATTTGATACGGAAGTGGTGGATCTAACGGAGCAGTGTGCCAATGATCCGGTTGATATGCTGTTCGGCATTCAGCTGGGCGGCGGAACAGACATCCATAAATCAGTGAAATACTGTGAGCAGTTTATTGAAGAGCCGAAGAAGACGCTGTTTATTATCGTTTCAGACCTTTATGAAAACGGTAACCAGGCCGGACTGGTGCGGCGGATGCGTGAACTCCGGGAGTCCGGCGTTCGGACAATGACCTTACTGGCATTATCGGACTCAGGGAAACCCTCCTATGATGAGCATCTGGCCAGGCAGCTGACGCGGGACGGAACGCCTTGTTTTGCCTGTACCCCGGCTCTGCTTCCGGCGCTTGTTGAAGGTGCGCTGAAAGGACAGGATCTTGGAGAACTGGCGAAACGGCTCGGAACCGCATAGCTTTTGAGCTTGTGGAAAGCGGGGAATTATACAAAAGGAAAGAGTTACTTTTCATTCACATATTGTGTAAGCTGCGTATATCATTTATAATCGGTTATTAAAAAGCACCTATCCATAGGAGCGGCTTGAAAGGAAATGAATTTCTTATGTCAAGTAAGTTGAGAGCGGGTATTGTTGGCGGTACCGGGATGGTGGGTCAACGTTTTATTGCACTCCTTGAGAATCATCCCTGGTTTCAAGTGACCGCAATTGCTGCAAGCCGGAATTCGGCAGGCAAAACGTATGAAGAATCAGTGAAGGGCAGATGGAAGCTGTCCACACCTATGCCTGACGCGGTTAAGGGGATTATGGTTCAGGATGCTTCCAATGTGGAAGAAGTGGCTGCGGATGTGGATCTGATCTTCTGCGCTGTTGATATGAAGAAAGAAGAGATTAAGGCATTGGAAGAAGCTTATGCGAAGACCGGAACACCAGTTATTTCCAACAACTCGGCACACCGCTGGACTCCAGATGTTCCGATGGTTATTCCTGAGATCAATCCGGAGCATCTGGAAGTGATTGCCCAGCAGCGCAAACGTCTGGGGACAGAAACCGGATTTATCGCCGTGAAGCCGAACTGCTCGATTCAGAGCTACATGCCTGCACTAAATGCACTGAATGATTTCAAGCCTTCCAAGGTCGTAGTAACGACTTACCAGGCGATTTCCGGGGCCGGCAAAACCTTTGGCGATTGGCCGGAGATGCTTGACAACGTCATCCCATACATTGGCGGCGAAGAAGAGAAGAGTGAGCAAGAGCCGCTGCGGATCTGGGGCGAAGTGACCGATGCAGGGATCGTTAAAAGCGAGCAGCCTGTAATCACCAGCCAGTGTATCCGTGTACCGGTCGCTGACGGCCATTTGGCTGCGGTATTTGCCTCTTTTGAACAAAAACCGTCCAAGGAAGAAATTCTGGAACGCTGGAACAGCTTTAAGGGACGTCCTCAGGAGCTGGGGCTTCCAAGCGCACCGAAACAATTCATCACCTATTTTGAGGAAGAGAACCGCCCGCAGACCAAGCTTGACCGGGACATCGAGAACGGAATGGGGGTTTCCGCAGGCAGACTGCGTGAAGATTCTCTGTATGATTACAAATTCGTCAGCCTCTCCCACAATACGGTACGCGGCGCAGCAGGCGGAGCTGTGCTGATCGCAGAATTGCTGAAAGCGGAAGGTTATATCCAGCCGAAATAATAGACCATCAATGCAGCCTTCCGGATCAGTTCCGGGGGGCTGTTTGTGTATTTACCTGACATTCTGCCCATAGTAATGGTAAGATAGATGAAGTCTACGAAAACTGAATACTGACGGAGTGATATTGTGGCAAAAAGTAAAGGCGGCGGCACAGGCAGAGGGACAGGCAGCAAGGGCTGGACCCGCTGGAATAAAACGGCGAAGCCGGTGAAGCCAAAAGGCGGACCCGCCGGCGGCCAAGGGGCAAAGGGGGCTGCCAAAAGCGGCAGCGGAGCAAAGACGGGCGGCAGTAAATAATCTGGCCTTGTGACTATAGATTGGGGTACATGCGGCATCTGATTTGTACGATGAAATCAGGTGCTTTTGTATTTTCCAGCCGGAAGGAAAGAAACGATGAAGATTGATAAATATATGAGCAGGACAGGAATCTACCCGCGCAGAGAGACCGGCAGGCTGATCCAAGCCGGAAGGATTACGATAAATGGTACAGTCTGCGAAAAGGGCGCCGAGGTAGAAACAGGTGATCTGGTGGCTGTTGACGGCCAGCCCGTCAGTTTAAGCCAGGAAGAATTCGTCTACCTGGCACTGAACAAGCCCGTCGGGATTACTTGTACAGCAGCACGCGAAGTGGAAGGCAACATTATTGATTATGTGAATTATCCTTCACGGATCTTTGCTGTGGGCCGGCTGGACAAACAATCGGAAGGCCTGATCCTGATGACGAATGATGGGGATATCGTAAACAAAATCATGCGTTCCGAGAACCGTCATGAAAAGGAATACCGCGTATCTGTCGACAAGCCGGTAACTCCCGAATTCCTGCAGGCGATGTCCGCCGGTGTACCCATTCTCGGAACCGTTACGAAACCCTGTGTTACTTACCCGGTTGACGAACAGGAATTCGGGATCATTCTGACCCAGGGACTTAACCTGCAGATCCGCCGGATGTGCAAAGAACTTGGCCAAAGAGTCCTGCGCCTGGAACGGACCCGGATCATGAATATCACGCTGGATGGCCTGGCACGCGGGGAGTGGCGGCATCTGACCCGGGAGGAGCTGGATGAGCTACTGGCTACACTCAACCGGCAATAGCCTAAGCGAAAACTTTTGGCTCAAACTGCTTGTCATACAGATCCTTATAAACCCCGCTTTGCTCCAGCAGCGCTTCATGCGTTCCTTCCTCAACAATTGCCCCGTCCTTAACGACGAGGATTTGATCTGCCGCCATGATGGTCGATAGTCGGTGGGCAATGACGATGCTCGTCTTGTTCAGCAACAGAACATGCATGGCCTGTTGAATATAAAATTCCGAGACGGTATCGAGCGAGGACGTGGCTTCATCCATAATAATAACGGGCGGATTCTTCAGCAGCACACGGGCGATCGAGATCCGCTGCTTTTCACCTCCGGACAGCTTGATACCGCGGTTTCCGACGACCGTATCATAACCTTCCGGCAGCCCCGTAATAAAATCATGAATATATGCGGAGCGGCAGGCCTCGATGATCT encodes:
- a CDS encoding DUF3934 family protein, translating into MVAKSKGGGTGRGTGSKGWTRWNKTAKPVKPKGGPAGGQGAKGAAKSGSGAKTGGSK
- a CDS encoding DUF5682 family protein, producing MKAAEAGVHIFGVRHLSPGGAQHLLEYLDKLQPTAVLIEGPSDATGEITHLTQGATKPPVAILAFTDELPVRTVLWPFAVYSPEYQAMKWAKTHGAAAAFIDLPSSVTLGLQDAMTRGRSAIREAVPAADPSGEPSTAEVQDEESLYSQIAQLAGEYDYDMYWERNFEHNASTGAYLTSILSFSSQMRELGEEKELREQPSEYAYNALREAYMSRQIQATIAAGHEPGKIVVICGAYHASALAGQAAPMSDDDLAALPSRSTKLTLMPYSYYKLSTMSGYGAGNAAPHYFEMMWETIEAGRPEELPHRYLSSVASHVRSGGTYRSTAEVIEAVRLAESLAALHGGSRPTLRDLRDAAQTLLGHGDLAAIAEQLARVDVGTAIGSLAEGVSQTPIQDDLNRLLKTYKLEKYKSTVASELQLDLRENRRVSSSEAAYLDLNRSVLFHRLNLLGITFAKNRPSSQDSATWAEHWVIQWSPEVEIQVVESTLLGETVEVAAAYVLREKLQECRSIAEASALIRIACQCAMTTQMEEGSRVLQNLAALSRDVVGMAAAARELSTILSFGDIRKVDTVPLMPLLEELFRRGCLFLLDASGCNDEAAGAMLTAMNELNGISLEHGDTLDEKQWLQELLLLSERDDRNPRLSGYACAILMERGAVSAGEVAAEVSRRLSPGISADLGAGWFEGLSMRGHYGLLSRMSLWEQLNDYINALDDDEFKRALVFLRRAFSTFTPREKIMISELLGELWGVNTEQAAEILTGELKEEEAKMLEELNDFDFGDF
- a CDS encoding pseudouridine synthase; amino-acid sequence: MKIDKYMSRTGIYPRRETGRLIQAGRITINGTVCEKGAEVETGDLVAVDGQPVSLSQEEFVYLALNKPVGITCTAAREVEGNIIDYVNYPSRIFAVGRLDKQSEGLILMTNDGDIVNKIMRSENRHEKEYRVSVDKPVTPEFLQAMSAGVPILGTVTKPCVTYPVDEQEFGIILTQGLNLQIRRMCKELGQRVLRLERTRIMNITLDGLARGEWRHLTREELDELLATLNRQ
- the asd gene encoding aspartate-semialdehyde dehydrogenase, with the protein product MSSKLRAGIVGGTGMVGQRFIALLENHPWFQVTAIAASRNSAGKTYEESVKGRWKLSTPMPDAVKGIMVQDASNVEEVAADVDLIFCAVDMKKEEIKALEEAYAKTGTPVISNNSAHRWTPDVPMVIPEINPEHLEVIAQQRKRLGTETGFIAVKPNCSIQSYMPALNALNDFKPSKVVVTTYQAISGAGKTFGDWPEMLDNVIPYIGGEEEKSEQEPLRIWGEVTDAGIVKSEQPVITSQCIRVPVADGHLAAVFASFEQKPSKEEILERWNSFKGRPQELGLPSAPKQFITYFEEENRPQTKLDRDIENGMGVSAGRLREDSLYDYKFVSLSHNTVRGAAGGAVLIAELLKAEGYIQPK
- a CDS encoding VWA domain-containing protein; this translates as MTKEHKQENTLSRWRLILGQEADAALSGYGEGGQLMLTEEEKVMDAALAAIYDETGTGGVSGTAAGSAKGKGSSTGHGALHLSKWLGDVRSFFPEDVVSIIQSDAMERRGWKQLLFEPELLAAVKPDIQLVGTLLSLKGKIPEKTKDTARMLVQALVDDLVKLLETDIRRAITGALNKRQHSPLPSLSGLDWKLTIQRNLKHYDQERRIIIPERFYYFDRARRSKEWTVIVDIDQSGSMADSVIWASVIGSIFASIPALNTRVVVFDTEVVDLTEQCANDPVDMLFGIQLGGGTDIHKSVKYCEQFIEEPKKTLFIIVSDLYENGNQAGLVRRMRELRESGVRTMTLLALSDSGKPSYDEHLARQLTRDGTPCFACTPALLPALVEGALKGQDLGELAKRLGTA